Part of the Gemmatimonadaceae bacterium genome is shown below.
CGAGGGAGGCCAGCACCAGGATCCCGCGACCCACAGGTGAGCGCCGGAGAATGCCGAGCCCCTCGCGCACGGCGCCGCCCCACACGACCAACAGGAAGCCGAACATGGCGATAGGCTCTCCGATCAGCACGAGCCAGCCCGCAACACCCGGCAACCCATCGGGGGCCGCACCAAAACAGACTTCACGCGTAAGCGTCACCCAGTCGGGCGCGGCGTCGCCGGCCGGCCAGAGCGCCAGCGTCCACCACGCCACGGTGACCATGATGATCATCGCGAGCGCGCTGAGCGCGAGCGCCGGCCGGCGCGGCATCATCCGATCTTCCACACGAACGACAGCAGCTTCCAGTTGGTGAAGTAGTAGAGCACGAACGCCGCCAGGAACACGATCACCAGGACGACGGTCCCGGGCGTGGCCCCGAACACGCCGCGCTCCGGAGCGTGGAGCGCAGCGTTTCGTTCGTCAACGTCCGGCGAATGCCGGGGTGGCGTCACCAGGCCGGATGGGATTCCGTACTGCGGCATGAGCGGGCTCTTCCGAGGTGTAGGGTTTACCGAAGAAGACGGACCAGACAGTGATGAGGATGTAGCTGAACACGCTGAACGCCGCGATGAGGCCACCCAGGGCGACGAAGCCGAGCATGATGTTCACGGCCGGGTGGTACGCGACGTCAAAGGGCGCCTGCGCAAAGGTCACGTCCCAGTGGCGGCGCGGCGCGCCGAAGGTACCGGCGAAGGTCATCGACATGGTGAAGATCACCATGCCCGCGGCGAACAGGTACGGTTGCCACTGCGCCAGCCGCCAGAATGCCACCTGCTTGCGGAAGATCAGCGGAATCAGGTAGTACGTGACGCCCATGAAGGCCATGGCCGTGCCGGCAACCACGGTCGCGTGGAAGTGACCGGGGATGCGCAGGGTGTTGTGCGCGATGATGTTGATCTGCTCGGTCCCGAAGGTCACTCCGGTGATGCCGCCGACGAACCCGAAGATCACGATCGAGAAAATGAGGGCACTGAAGCCCGGATCGCCCCACGGCGCCCGCTTGAGCCACCCGAACATGCCATCGTTGAACCCACGCAGCCGCTGACCAAGCTCGATGCTCGCCGGCACCGTGAAGCCGTGCAGCAGACTCGCCAGCACCGCCATGTACATGAAGTAGCTCGTGTTCACCACCTTCCACGCCGGACTGAATCCCGGGTCCACCAGGAGGTGGTGCGCCGAGGCCATCGAGATGAAGAGGATGTAGAGCACGAACGCCGAGCGGCTGATCTTCTCGTTGAGCACCACGGCGCCCACGGTGAGTCCACCGAGCAGGTACCAGATCGCCACCATCGCCGCCACGTTGATCTGCTGCGTGGAGTGCCCGAGCGCCCACCACAGCATCCGGTAGATCTCGGGATCGACCGACGGGATCACGCCGATCGACCACAGGAACGTGGGGATGTAGACCGCCGCGCCATGCAGCAGGGTGATGACCGCGATGATCGCCGCGGTCATGGCCCCGTACACCACGAGTGGCACCGAGCCCTGGTACGTCTTCTCGCGCTTCGCGACCACCAGGGTCGCGAAGAAGATGCAGGTCTGCACCAGTGCGCCCACGGCAAACAGAATGATGCCGAGGTAGAACAGCGGGTGCGCCTTGAGCGGGACATACGACGTCATCAGCACGTCGGCGCGACCGCTCCACATCATCGCTTCGGTCAGCAGGGCCCCGACGAGCATGAGGGCGAAACCCGTCCACGCCACCCGGGGAGCCGCCACCCGGCTGTTCAGGAGCACGGCGCCCGCAAAATGGAGCACCGCCATCTCGAAGAAGATGATGAAGAAGATCAGCATGCTCACGCCGTGAACGGTGAGCACGCGGTAGAACCACGCCGCGGGCAGCAGGTGGACGGCGGGCCATCGCGTGAGCACGAGTCCCACGGCCGCGATCACGCCCACCAGCAGGGCCACGATCGCACAGACCGCATTGAACTTGATCAGCGCTTCTGCCTGATCCTGGATGTGTCGGCCCGTCGTCCCGCAGACGCGGAAGCCCGGTCGCAGGGGGGGCGCAAACGCGGGCCGATCAGCGGCGGTCGAGGTCATGGGCGCACCTCCTCGTGCGCGGTGCGGGCGTCCAGGATCCGCGCGTTGTCGGCCTGCGCGACTTCGCGACCCTGTTCATCGGTGACGATCACGCGGCCCACCATGGTGTGGTGGCCGATTCCACAGAACTCGTTGCAGACGATACGGAAGTCGCCGGCTTCGGTCGGCGTGACGCGGAGGCCGTAGTCGTAACCCGGCACGACCTGGAAGTTGATGTTCACGGGGTAGAGGTTGAATCCGTGATTCACATCCAGCGCCGACAGGTGGAGCGTGTACTCCACGCCCTTGCGGAGCTTGAGAATCGGTGTCCACTGGAAACTCAACGCCGTCAGGTAGATGTCGCTCCCTGGCGGCGGCTCCACGATCGGCATGCCGCGATCGGTTCCCACCTTGTAGGCGGCCGTGAACTCCATCGTGCGCTTGTAGAACGCCTGCGGGTCGACCTTGCGCCGGATGCCCGAGGGGTTCTGCCCGCCCTTCATGTGCCAGAGCGGCATCATGGCGAACAGCACCATGGACCACCCGAAGGCGATGCCGACCCACATCCTTTCCGTCTTGTGCGCGGGTTTCCACCACGTGCCGCGAGGGGACTCGAGCCCCGTGTGCGTATCGGTTGTCATGGCGGCTCAGGGGAGGGTGGCGGTCGGCATGGTGCTGATCTCCCACAACGCCCATCCGGTGTAGACCACGACCATGATGATGATCCCAACGATCAGCAGCAGGAACATGTTGTCGTAGAGTCGCTGACCGACCGGGGGAAGTGCGTCGCCATCGCCTGCGGGACCTGCGTCATCGCTGCGGGTCATGGATGACCTCGGGAAGGTCCGGCCGCGCCCCGTCGTGGCGCCACCGGGTGGCCTGGCAGGGCGCCTTCACCTCTTGCGAGGCGATGGCCGACGGGAAGCCCGAAGGGGGACGTGTTCGATCTCAGCGCCGCGCAGGAGGTCGGCGATGGTGGTGGTGGCGAAGAAGGCGTGGATCTGCTCGGAGATGATCTTCCAGCTCGCGTGTGCGGGGCACGGCTCCTGGTCTCCGCAGCGGTCGCCGCCAAGCAGGCAGTGACGTTCGCCGGCGGTACCGAACGGATCGACGACGACGTCCAGCGTGAGCACCTCGGCCGGCACGCCGAGCTGGAATCCCCCACCGGGCCCGAAGGTGGAAGTCACCACGCCGATGCGCGCCAGCTGGTGGAGCGTCTTGGAGAGGTAGTTCCGCGGCACATCCAGCGCCCGGGCGATGTCCCCCACGGGCACCGGCCGCTCGGCGCCGTTGTCGGCGATGTGCAGCACGGCGCGAAGCGCGTAGGTGGCGGTCTGCGAGAGCATGGATGGGATTCCTTGATTCTATCATGATGATATGATAGAATCGCCGGAACGCAAGAGTCCGTCGACCCATAACCTTCCGCTCCTCGTCATGGCGCTCCGCCCGGTCGCGATCGCCCCCGGCGTCACTGCGCGGCTCCTCGCCCGACTCGACGCGATGGCGAACCGCGTCTACGGATCGCGGTTCAATCCGCTCTACCGCAGCGGCACCATCACCGTGGCGATGCTCGCGGTGCTGCTCGTGACCGGCGTCTACCTGCTGCTCTTCTATCGGATCGGATCCCCGTACGCGTCGGTCGCGCGCATCACGGACCAGGCGTGGGCCGGCCGGTGGATCCGGGGCGTGCATCGGCTCTCATCGGATGCGGCGCTCATCACCGCCATCGTCCACGCGATCCGCATGTTCGCACAGCGGCGCACGTGGGGCCGGCGCGTCGTGCCGTGGGTCTCCGGCGTCGGGCTCGTGGCACTCATCCTCGTCTGCGGCTGGACGGGCTATGTAATGGTGTGGGATACGTTCGGCCAGATCATCGCCGTCGAAGGCGCGCGCATCCTGGATCTCGTGCCGCTGTTCTCCGAGCCGGTGGGCCGAGCGTTCGTCGGCCACCAGCCCGTCCCGGGCGCGTTCTTCTTTCTCAACCTGTTCCTGCACATTGCCCTGCCGATCGGCATGGGGATCGGCCTCATGCTGCACGTCTCGCGCGTGGCGCGGCCGCTGCTGTTTCCACCGCGACCCGTGATCGCCTGGTCAGTTGCCGCGCTCATCGTGGTGGCGGTCGTTCGACCGGTGATGCTCGCGCCCGAGGCCGATGCACTGCGACTTCCGGCGTCGGTCCCCATCGACGTCTTCTACGCGTTCTGGATTCCGGTGGCGCGCAACATCCCGGCGGCAGCGACCGTCGCCGGTTTTGCCGGGTTGCTGCTGCTGGCGTCGATCGTTCCGCGCCTTACCCGACCATCAAGAAACGACGAGCCTCCTGCGTCGGTCGTGGACGAGCGGGTGTGCACGGGGTGTGAGCAGTGTGTGCAGGACTGCCCGTACGAGGCGATTGCGATGATCGCGCGCAGCGATGACCGACCGACGCTCGTGGCGCGCGTGGATCCCTCGCGCTGCGTCAGTTGCGGCATCTGCGCCGGCTCATGCGCACCGATGGGCGTGGGCCCTGCCGGACGCACCGGGCGCGATCAGCTCGCCGCCGCGCGAGCGTTCGCGCAGCAGCACGCGGTGATGCCCTCGGACGTCGTCGTCATTGCCTGCTCTCGCGGGGCGGGGGACGCCGCACGCGATGCGCAGCTGGGCGCGCCGGTGTTCGCCGTCGACTGCGCGGGAAGCCTTCACACCTCCGTCGTCGAGCAGTTCCTGCAGGCCGGAGCGGGCGGCGTGCTGGTCCTCGCGTGCCCGCCCGAGGATTGCTGGAACCGTGAGGGCGCGGTGTGGCTGGAACAGCGCGTGTATCACGACCGCGAGGCCGAGCTGCAGGCGCGTGTGGACCGACGGCGCGTGGCCGTGGCCAACCTCACGCTCGCGGATCGCGCCGGGGCGCGCGCGGCGCTCGAGCGCCTCCGGGACGAGGTCCGGCGTCTGGACCGCGCCGCACCGGACGACATCGACCTGCTGCGCCTGTGTGATGCCGAGGCGGGCGTCGGCGGAGACGCGGCATGACGGTCGCGCGAATGGTTGTGCGCGCGGCGGCGCTTCTCGCGGCCGTCGGCGTCGTAGGGCAGCTCTCGGCCGTGCCGCTCCCCTCGACGAGGGAAAGCCAAAGCCTGCTGCGGCTTTCCTGGCGCGCGCGCGGTGAACGCCTGGAACGCTGCCGACCCGCCACCGCAACCGAACTGGCGAGCACACCAGCGCACATGCGGCAGGCCACCATCTGCGAAGGCGTGCGCGTGCCGCCGTACGAACTGCGGGTCGCCGTGGACGCGCAGGAACTCCGCAGCGGACTGGTCGCGGGGTCGGACGTGGCCGGTGATCGACCGATGTACGTCTTTCACGAGTTCGACCTCGCTCCCGGACGACATCACGTGCGTGTCGAACTCAAGCGGCGCGACGAGACCGCGCCCGCTGACACCAGCGACGCCCGATCGGCCGCGGTGCCGCGGCAGCTTCTGCTCGACACGACGATCGTGGCGATCGCGCGCGAAGTCGTGCTGGTAACCTACAACGAAGAAGCGCGACGGCTCGACCTGGTGACGCCGTCCAACCCGGAGGGTTCCCGATGAACGAGTACACCGGCGGCGCCGCCGCCTACCCCGCTCGTGGCGACGCGCCGGCGTCCGTCATACTTGCCCCGGCCGGATCGCCGCTCGTATCCACCCTGTGGCGAGTCGCGCAACTCGGCGGCGTTGCACTCACCCTCGTCCTGCTCGGCGGTCTGCTGACGTACCCGACGCAGACGCTGCACGTGCTCTGGGACATGGTGGTGCCGGTGCTCCCGGCCGTGTTCCTCGTAAATCCGATGATTTGGCGCAATGTCTGTCCGCTCGCCACGCTCAACGCGTTGCCGGGGCAGCGGCTGGGATCGCGCCTGCCCGGACCTGGCGCCTCGCGCGCGGCGTGGACGCTCGGCATCGTGCTGCTGTTCGTGATGGTACCGGCCCGGCGATTCCTGTTCAACACACACGGCGACCTCCTGGCGCTGACGATCGC
Proteins encoded:
- a CDS encoding Rrf2 family transcriptional regulator, with the translated sequence MLSQTATYALRAVLHIADNGAERPVPVGDIARALDVPRNYLSKTLHQLARIGVVTSTFGPGGGFQLGVPAEVLTLDVVVDPFGTAGERHCLLGGDRCGDQEPCPAHASWKIISEQIHAFFATTTIADLLRGAEIEHVPLRASRRPSPRKR
- a CDS encoding cytochrome c oxidase subunit II, with product MTTDTHTGLESPRGTWWKPAHKTERMWVGIAFGWSMVLFAMMPLWHMKGGQNPSGIRRKVDPQAFYKRTMEFTAAYKVGTDRGMPIVEPPPGSDIYLTALSFQWTPILKLRKGVEYTLHLSALDVNHGFNLYPVNINFQVVPGYDYGLRVTPTEAGDFRIVCNEFCGIGHHTMVGRVIVTDEQGREVAQADNARILDARTAHEEVRP
- a CDS encoding hydrogenase iron-sulfur subunit, encoding MALRPVAIAPGVTARLLARLDAMANRVYGSRFNPLYRSGTITVAMLAVLLVTGVYLLLFYRIGSPYASVARITDQAWAGRWIRGVHRLSSDAALITAIVHAIRMFAQRRTWGRRVVPWVSGVGLVALILVCGWTGYVMVWDTFGQIIAVEGARILDLVPLFSEPVGRAFVGHQPVPGAFFFLNLFLHIALPIGMGIGLMLHVSRVARPLLFPPRPVIAWSVAALIVVAVVRPVMLAPEADALRLPASVPIDVFYAFWIPVARNIPAAATVAGFAGLLLLASIVPRLTRPSRNDEPPASVVDERVCTGCEQCVQDCPYEAIAMIARSDDRPTLVARVDPSRCVSCGICAGSCAPMGVGPAGRTGRDQLAAARAFAQQHAVMPSDVVVIACSRGAGDAARDAQLGAPVFAVDCAGSLHTSVVEQFLQAGAGGVLVLACPPEDCWNREGAVWLEQRVYHDREAELQARVDRRRVAVANLTLADRAGARAALERLRDEVRRLDRAAPDDIDLLRLCDAEAGVGGDAA